TCCGCCGGGCGAAGCGGACCGCGAATGATGAGCGCGCTCAGGCGGGAAAGACGCCCGTCGACAGATAACGGTCGCCGCGGTCGCAGACGATGAACACAATCGTCGCGTTCTCGAGCTGACGCGCAACGCGCAGCGCGACTTCGCACGCGCCGCCTGACGAAATGCCGGCGAAGATGCCTTCCACCGACGCGAGCCGCCGCGCCATTGCCTCGGCTGCCGCCTGACTCACGTTCTCCACGCGGTCCACGCGGCTCCGATCGAAAATCTTCGGCAAGTACGCTTCCGGCCACTTGCGGATACCCGGAATGCGCGAGCCTTCTTCGGGCTGCGCGCCGATGATCTCGATTCTCTCGTTCTTCTCCTTCAGATACTGCGACACGCCCATGATCGTGCCAGTCGTGCCCATCGAGGAGACGAAATGCGTGATGCGTCCTTCGGTCTGCCGCCACAGTTCCGGACCGGTGGTTTCATAGTGCGCGAGCGGATTGTCCGGATTCGCGAACTGATCGAGGATGATGCCGCGGCCGTCGCGCTGCATCTGATCGGCGAGATCGCGCGCGTACTCCATGCCGCCTGTGACCGGCGTGAGAATGATTTGCGCGCCGTACGCGCCCATGCTCTGACGCCGCTCGATGGACAGGTCCTCCGGCATGATCAGCACCATCTTGTAGCCGCGCACGGCTGCTGCCATCGCGAGCGCAATGCCGGTGTTGCCGCTCGTCGCCTCGATCAGCGTGTCGCCCGGCTTGATGCGGCCGCGCTCTTCAGCTTTCCTGATCATCGACAGCGCCGGACGGTCTTTCACCGAGCCGGCCGGGTTATTGCCTTCGAGCTTGCCGAGCACGACGTTATTGCGGCTGCGGATTTCATCGTCCACCACGCGGACGAGTTGCACGAGCGGCGTATTGCCGATCGTGTCTTCGATAGTCATGTAAGCCATAGCGGACTGAATTCGGGTTCCACGGAACGGCCGCGCATGTTTGTGCGCGCGTTCGCCGGAATATTGATATGGGAGTCCACTGATTGTAGCCCACCGCTTCCCGCCATGCGCCTCGCCCCTCCCGCGCGGATGGCTACGCGAGCGGCCGAACGCGCGGCTTTCGTCACGCAAAAAACCCGCGGCGAGGCAGACCGCGGGGAGCCCAAACATCCGAAGGCTGAAGGAGCGAAGAAACCCGTTGCAGCGCGCGGCCGCCGACAAGCCGCGCCGCGCGCCCTACCGCTTACTTCTTGACGACCACAGGCTTGGACGCCTGCGACGACAGCACCGGCGTCGCGCTGACGCCATTTGCGCCAGTGGCCGCTGGGGTGCCGGTGGCCGCCGTCTTCGACGCCGTGCCGATGGTCAGGCCTTCGGCCGTGAGCCGTTGCACCGTCTTGCCGCCCATGCCTTTGACGCGCGAGCTGAGATCGGCCGCATCCTTGAATGGGCCGTGCGCCTGACGTTCATCGAGAATGGCTTTCGCCTTCGCCGGGCCGATGCCCTTGATGCCGCGCAGGGCATCGGTATTGGCGGTGTTGACATCGACCGCTGCGAGCGCCGATCCGATGGACAGGGTGAGCGCGAGCGCAACGAGGGTCGAAAGGGCTTGCTTGAACATGCTGAGTCTCCAGAAGAACCGGCCGGCGAACAGTGCCGACCGCGAGACCCAGTGTAGAGAGACTTCGATGGCGTTTATAGCTGGCCGAATAGCCAACGCACGTAGCGGTCGACGCCTTCCTGAACGGTGAGAAACGGCGCTTCGTAGCCGGCTGCGCGCAGGCGCGTCTGGTCCGCTTGCGTGAAGCACTGATACTTGCCGCGCAGCGCGTCGGGGAACGGAATGTACTCGATCAGCCCGCGTTGCACCAGCTCGGCGAGCGACAGCGGCGCTTCGCCGTCGATCGCGCGAAGCGAGTTGACGACCGTCGACGCGATGTCGTTGAACGGCTGCGCGCGCCCCGTGCCGAGATTGAAGATGCCCGACTTCTCCGGATGATCGAGAAAGTGCAGATTGACCTTCACCACGTCTTCCACGGACACGAAATCGCGCGTCTGCTCGCCCGCCGCGTAGCCGTTGTATTCGCCGAAGAGCTTGACCTTGCCTTCGGCGCGGAACTGGTTGAAGTTGTGGAACGCGACCGACGCCATGCGCCCCTTGTGCGTCTCGCGCGGACCGTACACATTGAAATAGCGAAAGCCGACGATCTGGCTGCCTGCCTTCGGCAAGACCTGACGAACGATCTGATCGAAAAGGAACTTCGAGTAGCCGTACACGTTGAGCGGCTTCTCGACTTCGCGCTCCTCGACGAAGCGGCTCGACCCGCCGTACGTGGCCGCCGACGACGCATACAGAAACTGCGCGCCCTGCGCGAGGCAGATGTCCATCACGTCCCGGCTGTACCGGAAGTTATTGTCCATCATGTAGCGGCCGTCGGTTTCCATCGTGTCGGAGCAGGCGCCTTCGTGGAACACCGCGCGCACCTTGCCGAAGTCGCCGCGCCGGAAACGCTCGACGAACTCGGTCTTGTCCAAGTAATCGTCGATCTCGCAATCAACGAGATTCTTGAACTTGTCGGCGCGCGTGAGGTTGTCCACCGCGATCACGCGATGCTCGCCGCGCTCGTTGAGCGCCTTGACGATATTGCTGCCGATGAAGCCGGCCGCCCCGGTAACGATGAAAGTCATGTGAGATCAGGCGAAGAGTTCGTTGTAGTCGACGGTCGCCGTGCCGAGCTTGCCCACGACGATGCCGGCCGCGCGGTTCGCGTACGCGATCGAATCGACGAGCGGCACGCCTGCGCCGAGCATCGTCGCGACCGTTGCGATGACGGTGTCGCCCGCGCCCGACACATCATACACTTCGCGCGCTTCGGCCGAATTGTGCAGCACCTGGTTCTCCGTGAAGAGCGTCATGCCCTCTTCCGAGCGCGTCAGCAAGAGCGCGCCGAGGTCGAGGTCCGCGCGCAGCGTCGTCACGCGCTCGTGCAGGTCTTCCTCGGACTTCCAGTGGCCGATCACTTCGCGCAGTTCCGCGCGGTTCGGCGTGATGAGCGTCGCGCCGCGATAACGCTCCCAGTCGTCGCCTTTCGGATCGACGAGCACGGGTTTGCCGGCCTCGCGCGCGTCGGCGATCATCTTCGTAACGTGCGTGAGACCGCCTTTGGCGTAGTCCGACATCAGAATGACGTCGTGCTGCGGCAGCAGTTCGGTGAAGCGTTCGAGGCACGCGCGCAGCACTTCGTGATTCGGCGTGTTCTCGAAGTCGACGCGCAGCAGTTGCTGCTGGCGCGACAACACGCGCAGCTTGATGGTCGTGAGCAGTTCCGGGTCGCGCGCGAGGTGCGCGGCGACCCGGCTCTCGCCGAGCAGCTCGACGATGCGCTCGCCCGGCTCGTCATGCCCCACGACGCACAGCAGACCCGCCTGCGCGCCGAGGGCCGCCGCGTTGCGCGCGACGTTCGCCGCCCCGCCCAGGCGATCCTCCTTCTTCTGCACGTGCACGACCGGCACGGGCGCCTCGGGCGAGATGCGGTTCACATCGCCGAACCAGTAGCGGTCGAGCATCACATCGCCGACCACCAGCACGCGCGCCGCGGAAATGCGGGCGCGCGGCACCACTGGGATATTCGCCGGGCTATTGCCGGCTGCCATTGCCGTCGAGTTCGACATGGGGACGTCCTATTGCAAAATAATCGATGCCTAGTTCTGCCATCGCTTCCGGTTCATACAAATTGCGGCCGTCGAAGATAACCGGCATCTTCAGCTCGCTCTTCAAGTGCCCGAAGTCCGGACTCTTGAATTCCTTCCACTCCGTCACGATGACGAGCGCGTCCGCGCCCGTCAACGCTTCCTGTTGCGTTTGCACGAAGTGCAGACGCTCCATGTCTTCGCGGCGGCCTTCGAGATCGAGCGCGAACACGCGCTGCGCCTCGGCCATCGCGACCGGATCGTACGCTCGCACCGTCGCGCCGCGTTCGAGCAGCGACGCGATCAGACGCCGGCTCGACGCCTCGCGCATGTCGTCGGTATTCGGCTTGAACGCGAGGCCCCACACGGCGAACGTGCGGCCGCGCAGGTCTTCGCCCATGCGCTTGACGATCTTGTTGACGAGCACTTCCTTCTGCGCGTTGTTGACCGCTTCGACCGATTCGAGAATCTGCAGCCGATGTCCGTTTTCGCGCGCCGTCTGCACGAGCGCCTGCACGTCCTTCGGGAAGCACGAGCCGCCGTAGCCGCAGCCCGCATACAGGAAGTGATAGCCGATGCGCGGGTCCGAGCCAATGCCGCGACGCACGGATTCGATATCCGCGCCGACCGCATCCGCCAGATTCGACAGATCGTTCATGAACGAGATGCGCGTGGCCAGCATGGCGTTGGCCGCGTACTTCGTGAACTCGGCGGAGCGCACGTCCATGTAAAGCGTGCGTTCGTGATTGCGGTTGAACGGCGCGTAGAGGCGCTTCATCATTTCGCGCGCGCGGTTGCCGGCTTGATCGTCGTCGATGCCGATCACGATGCGGTCCGGTCGCATGAAGTCGTCGACCGCGGCGCCTTCCTTCAGGAACTCGGGATTCGATACGACCGAAAAGCCGTCGTCGCGTCCGCGCGCCTTCAGTTCTTCGTCCACGACGCGCTTGACTTGCAGCGCCGTGCCGACCGGCACCGTCGATTTGTCGACGATCACCTTGAAGCCGTTCGAATAGCGTCCGATATTGCGCGCGGCCGCGAGCACGTACTGCAGGTCGGCCGAGCCGTCTTCGTCGGGCGGCGTGCCGACCGCGATGAACTGAATGTCGCCGTGCTCGACGCTCGCCTTCACGTCGGTGGAGAACTGGATGCGCCCCGCTGCACGCGTGCGCTTGAGCATTTCCTGGAGGCCCGGCTCGTGAATCGGCACGCCGCCGTTATTGAGAATCTCGATCTTGCGCGGATCGACGTCGACACAAAACACGTCATTGCCGATTTCAGCGAGGCAAGCACCGGTCACGAGACCGACGTAACCCGTACCAACGATGGTAACTTTCATAGCTCTCCGTGGGTTTCTAAGATAGCGGCGATGATGATGAGCGCGAAACAGCGCGCTCGCGATAGTGTGCGAACTCAGGCCGAACTCGTGATCGGTTCGACGCGTCGTGGCGCGTAAGTCTCCCAGCCGCTGCAGCCGGGGCACTGCCAATAGAATAGACGCGCGCGGAATCCACACGTTTGACATGTATATCGCGGCAAATTCTTGGTGCGTTGCTTGACGAGCGTGCGCATGAGCTGCAGTTCGCCCCGACGCGGCTCCTCGGCGGTCGCTTCCTGCGCTTCGAGCAGGCGCGTCATGCCCGCGAGGTTCGGAGCGATCTCCATTTGCCTGCGCACGAGCGCGTGCGCCGCATCGAGACCGCGCAGTTCCTGAACATGCTTGTACGCGACATCCAGAAGATCGTTCGACGGATAGCGCGTCGCGTAGTCGATCAGCAAGTCGACGCCCTCTTCCTTGCGACCCAGCGCGGCATAGGCCTTCATCAGCTTCTCGGCGACGAGCGGCAGATACGCTTCGTTCTGCGCCTCGACGCGCTTCCAGACGGCAATCGCGGCTTCGACGTTGCCGGCGGCGGCTTCGGCGTCGCCCGAGAGAATCGTGGCGCGGACGTTGTCCGGATTCGACGCCAGCGCGAGCTTCAGTTCGGCGCGCGCATCGTCCTGATTCTTGCGCTGCAAGGCTTCCTGCGCGAGTTCGCAGTGGAAATGCGCGATTTCCATGTGCAGCGACGGCGCGCCCATCTTCTCGATGCGCTCGGCCGTGGTGATGGATTTCGGCCAGTCCTTTTCGATCTCGTAAATCGTGAGCAACGCGCGTTGCGCGCCGAGCAAATATTCGCCGGCTTCCAGCGACCTAAACGTTTCCTCCGCGCGATCCAGCAAGCCCGCTTTCAGGAAGTCCTGCCCCAGTTCGTACAGCGCGTGATCGCGTTCGGCAGCCGGCAGGTCCGCGCGGCTCAACAGGTTCTGAT
The Caballeronia sp. M1242 DNA segment above includes these coding regions:
- the cysM gene encoding cysteine synthase CysM, which translates into the protein MAYMTIEDTIGNTPLVQLVRVVDDEIRSRNNVVLGKLEGNNPAGSVKDRPALSMIRKAEERGRIKPGDTLIEATSGNTGIALAMAAAVRGYKMVLIMPEDLSIERRQSMGAYGAQIILTPVTGGMEYARDLADQMQRDGRGIILDQFANPDNPLAHYETTGPELWRQTEGRITHFVSSMGTTGTIMGVSQYLKEKNERIEIIGAQPEEGSRIPGIRKWPEAYLPKIFDRSRVDRVENVSQAAAEAMARRLASVEGIFAGISSGGACEVALRVARQLENATIVFIVCDRGDRYLSTGVFPA
- a CDS encoding helix-hairpin-helix domain-containing protein, which encodes MFKQALSTLVALALTLSIGSALAAVDVNTANTDALRGIKGIGPAKAKAILDERQAHGPFKDAADLSSRVKGMGGKTVQRLTAEGLTIGTASKTAATGTPAATGANGVSATPVLSSQASKPVVVKK
- the rfaD gene encoding ADP-glyceromanno-heptose 6-epimerase, with amino-acid sequence MTFIVTGAAGFIGSNIVKALNERGEHRVIAVDNLTRADKFKNLVDCEIDDYLDKTEFVERFRRGDFGKVRAVFHEGACSDTMETDGRYMMDNNFRYSRDVMDICLAQGAQFLYASSAATYGGSSRFVEEREVEKPLNVYGYSKFLFDQIVRQVLPKAGSQIVGFRYFNVYGPRETHKGRMASVAFHNFNQFRAEGKVKLFGEYNGYAAGEQTRDFVSVEDVVKVNLHFLDHPEKSGIFNLGTGRAQPFNDIASTVVNSLRAIDGEAPLSLAELVQRGLIEYIPFPDALRGKYQCFTQADQTRLRAAGYEAPFLTVQEGVDRYVRWLFGQL
- the rfaE1 gene encoding D-glycero-beta-D-manno-heptose-7-phosphate kinase, with the translated sequence MSNSTAMAAGNSPANIPVVPRARISAARVLVVGDVMLDRYWFGDVNRISPEAPVPVVHVQKKEDRLGGAANVARNAAALGAQAGLLCVVGHDEPGERIVELLGESRVAAHLARDPELLTTIKLRVLSRQQQLLRVDFENTPNHEVLRACLERFTELLPQHDVILMSDYAKGGLTHVTKMIADAREAGKPVLVDPKGDDWERYRGATLITPNRAELREVIGHWKSEEDLHERVTTLRADLDLGALLLTRSEEGMTLFTENQVLHNSAEAREVYDVSGAGDTVIATVATMLGAGVPLVDSIAYANRAAGIVVGKLGTATVDYNELFA
- a CDS encoding UDP-glucose/GDP-mannose dehydrogenase family protein; this encodes MKVTIVGTGYVGLVTGACLAEIGNDVFCVDVDPRKIEILNNGGVPIHEPGLQEMLKRTRAAGRIQFSTDVKASVEHGDIQFIAVGTPPDEDGSADLQYVLAAARNIGRYSNGFKVIVDKSTVPVGTALQVKRVVDEELKARGRDDGFSVVSNPEFLKEGAAVDDFMRPDRIVIGIDDDQAGNRAREMMKRLYAPFNRNHERTLYMDVRSAEFTKYAANAMLATRISFMNDLSNLADAVGADIESVRRGIGSDPRIGYHFLYAGCGYGGSCFPKDVQALVQTARENGHRLQILESVEAVNNAQKEVLVNKIVKRMGEDLRGRTFAVWGLAFKPNTDDMREASSRRLIASLLERGATVRAYDPVAMAEAQRVFALDLEGRREDMERLHFVQTQQEALTGADALVIVTEWKEFKSPDFGHLKSELKMPVIFDGRNLYEPEAMAELGIDYFAIGRPHVELDGNGSRQ
- the lapB gene encoding lipopolysaccharide assembly protein LapB; translation: MDLDFWWLLVIPVAFALGWMASRYDLKTLLSENANLPRSYFRGLNFLLNEQHDKAIDAFIEVAKLDPETIELHFALGNLFRRRGETDRAIRVHQNLLSRADLPAAERDHALYELGQDFLKAGLLDRAEETFRSLEAGEYLLGAQRALLTIYEIEKDWPKSITTAERIEKMGAPSLHMEIAHFHCELAQEALQRKNQDDARAELKLALASNPDNVRATILSGDAEAAAGNVEAAIAVWKRVEAQNEAYLPLVAEKLMKAYAALGRKEEGVDLLIDYATRYPSNDLLDVAYKHVQELRGLDAAHALVRRQMEIAPNLAGMTRLLEAQEATAEEPRRGELQLMRTLVKQRTKNLPRYTCQTCGFRARLFYWQCPGCSGWETYAPRRVEPITSSA